One segment of Spartobacteria bacterium DNA contains the following:
- a CDS encoding D-tyrosyl-tRNA(Tyr) deacylase, translating to MRAVVQRVSEAHVTADSVESGRIGRGAVVLLGVGSEDTEADVMYLAGKISRLRIFPDDKGLMNCSIEQAGGDFLVISQFTLYADCRKGNRPSYITAAQPEKANALYIAFVSALRAMGHRVETGVFQADMQVRLTNDGPVTVILDSVIRPDR from the coding sequence ATGCGTGCGGTTGTTCAGCGTGTATCCGAGGCCCATGTTACGGCCGATTCAGTCGAATCGGGGCGTATCGGTAGAGGTGCCGTGGTACTGCTCGGTGTGGGTTCCGAGGATACGGAAGCCGATGTCATGTATTTGGCAGGGAAGATATCGCGTTTGCGCATTTTTCCGGACGATAAAGGACTGATGAACTGTTCCATCGAACAAGCAGGCGGTGATTTTCTGGTCATCAGCCAGTTCACCCTATACGCCGACTGCAGAAAAGGAAATCGTCCCAGCTATATTACGGCGGCACAACCCGAAAAAGCGAATGCGTTGTATATTGCGTTTGTATCGGCGTTGCGCGCGATGGGTCACCGAGTGGAAACCGGTGTATTTCAGGCCGATATGCAAGTACGTCTGACCAACGACGGACCGGTGACAGTGATTCTGGACAGTGTTATTCGACCAGACAGATGA